The Verrucomicrobiia bacterium genome has a window encoding:
- a CDS encoding CHRD domain-containing protein, whose protein sequence is MKKLVSIMSSCVLAAAVQAGVIPFDLSPAGTDAAVGLSPLNQVPPATNSTASGNEISAGISFDTNSLELTVAVGFGAAAGFTDLSAPITALHIHGPAGPGTNGPVIVGLQPYLFTQGPDAVGGIIYGKVPIPTNEVAGLLAGLDYINIHTTNYPGGEIRAQLIPQLNQAPVVSCPDPATVECGGATTLSAKVSDPNGDALAVVWSVNGVGLQTNELAAGTTTVPVNSSFTAEYPLGTNAITVTATDSAGNTSDCSTTVIVVDTIPPVITKVTANPDVLWPPNHKMVTVQLSAWVTDICGDTTWKVVGVTSSEGVNANGSGNTSPDWAIIDDHTVSLRAERSGITGPRTYTITVQATDAAGNVSQLKSVDVVVPHDRGSGRGK, encoded by the coding sequence ATGAAAAAACTCGTCAGCATCATGTCTTCATGCGTTCTGGCCGCCGCCGTTCAGGCGGGCGTCATCCCATTCGATCTTTCGCCGGCCGGCACCGATGCGGCCGTGGGATTGAGTCCACTCAACCAGGTGCCACCGGCGACCAACAGCACCGCCAGCGGCAACGAGATTTCGGCTGGCATCAGTTTTGATACGAACAGCCTGGAACTGACGGTTGCCGTCGGATTTGGCGCCGCGGCGGGCTTCACCGATCTGAGCGCGCCCATCACGGCGCTGCACATCCATGGCCCGGCCGGCCCCGGCACGAATGGTCCCGTGATCGTCGGCCTGCAACCTTACCTGTTCACGCAGGGGCCGGACGCGGTGGGCGGCATTATTTACGGCAAGGTTCCCATTCCCACGAATGAAGTGGCCGGCCTGCTCGCGGGGCTGGATTACATCAACATTCACACCACCAATTATCCCGGCGGTGAAATCCGCGCCCAACTGATTCCGCAGTTGAATCAGGCGCCCGTTGTTTCCTGCCCCGATCCCGCCACGGTGGAGTGCGGCGGTGCAACAACGCTCTCCGCCAAAGTGTCCGACCCCAATGGTGACGCGCTCGCCGTCGTGTGGTCGGTCAACGGCGTGGGATTGCAAACCAACGAACTGGCTGCCGGCACCACCACGGTTCCGGTGAACTCCAGTTTCACGGCAGAATACCCGCTGGGCACCAATGCCATCACAGTGACGGCCACCGACTCGGCCGGCAACACCTCGGATTGCAGCACGACCGTGATTGTGGTGGACACCATTCCGCCAGTGATCACCAAGGTCACGGCCAATCCCGATGTGCTGTGGCCGCCCAATCACAAAATGGTGACCGTCCAGTTGTCCGCGTGGGTGACCGACATTTGCGGCGACACCACGTGGAAGGTGGTTGGCGTGACCAGCAGCGAAGGCGTCAACGCGAACGGCAGCGGCAACACCTCGCCGGATTGGGCGATTATCGACGATCACACCGTGAGCCTGCGGGCCGAGCGTTCCGGCATCACGGGGCCGCGCACCTACACCATCACGGTGCAGGCAACGGATGCGGCGGGCAATGTCTCCCAGCTCAAATCGGTGGATGTGGTTGTCCCGCACGACCGCGGCAGCGGTCGCGGCAAGTGA
- a CDS encoding Hsp70 family protein — MSKIVGIDLGTTNSLVATVDSGIPLVIADAAGRRLTPSVIHLPHATAQPVVGQAAFRARAIHPETTVYSIKRFMGRRGTDISRDELAVAYAVESAEAGPVRVNLHGRAWTPEELSAQILLKLKADAEAWFGETVSRAVITVPAYFNDAQRNATKRAGELAGFTVERIVNEPTAAALAYGLDKLKEKAKIAVYDLGGGTFDLSILELNQGVFQVLATNGNTCLGGDDIDRALTNHLMTKVAAAGGPQFDPALAATHSPSQLGILARLREAAETAKIRLSTETETDIALPFLTPDFNFSHRLTRAELERVARPIVDRTRGHCQRALADAKLEPKDLDQVILVGGQTRMPLVRQLAAEWFGCAEFAETRGDLRLGTDHHKIPGPLLNTSVNPDEAVALGAAIQAAILSGEFRNVLLLDVTPLSLGLETFGGLMNVIIPRNTTIPVKAGEMFTTAVDNQRDMLIHVLQGERERAKDNWSLGRFTLEFETAPRGVPRVGVQFEIDANGILHVLARDTKTGHEKIVEMKSAVDVDDEAVTRMVEESVEHAFTDLATRRWIEAKLKANELHNATRKGLADCRAELEAGYVEQVEAALRAVETALATESTETGAGDVKQLQAACAALDEATKLLAELLMDRVTEALLKQRGLL, encoded by the coding sequence ATGAGCAAAATTGTCGGCATCGATCTGGGCACCACCAACTCGCTGGTCGCCACCGTGGATTCGGGCATCCCGCTGGTCATCGCGGATGCGGCCGGACGGCGTCTGACGCCGTCGGTGATCCACCTGCCCCACGCAACGGCCCAGCCGGTGGTTGGACAAGCGGCCTTCCGGGCCCGGGCTATTCACCCGGAAACCACGGTGTATTCCATCAAACGCTTCATGGGGCGCCGCGGCACGGACATCTCGCGCGACGAACTGGCCGTGGCTTACGCGGTCGAAAGCGCCGAAGCCGGCCCCGTGCGCGTCAACCTGCACGGCCGCGCGTGGACGCCGGAAGAATTGTCCGCCCAAATTCTTTTGAAACTCAAGGCAGACGCGGAGGCGTGGTTCGGGGAAACCGTTTCCCGCGCGGTCATCACCGTGCCCGCCTATTTCAATGACGCCCAACGCAACGCCACCAAACGCGCCGGCGAACTGGCCGGGTTCACCGTGGAGCGCATTGTGAACGAACCCACCGCCGCCGCGCTCGCCTACGGTTTGGACAAACTCAAGGAGAAGGCCAAAATCGCCGTGTATGACCTGGGCGGCGGCACTTTCGACCTTTCCATTCTCGAGTTGAACCAAGGCGTGTTCCAGGTGCTTGCCACGAACGGCAACACCTGCCTCGGCGGCGATGACATCGACCGCGCTTTGACGAACCACCTCATGACGAAAGTGGCCGCCGCGGGCGGACCCCAGTTTGACCCGGCGCTGGCGGCCACTCACAGCCCATCCCAACTCGGCATTCTTGCGCGTCTCCGCGAAGCCGCCGAGACGGCCAAGATCAGGCTTTCGACAGAAACGGAAACCGACATTGCCCTGCCCTTCCTGACGCCGGATTTCAACTTCAGCCACCGGCTCACCCGTGCCGAACTCGAACGCGTGGCCCGGCCCATCGTGGACCGCACCCGCGGCCATTGTCAGCGTGCGCTGGCCGACGCAAAATTGGAGCCGAAGGATCTCGACCAGGTCATCCTCGTTGGCGGCCAGACGCGGATGCCCCTGGTGCGTCAACTCGCGGCCGAATGGTTCGGCTGCGCCGAATTCGCGGAAACACGCGGCGACCTCCGGCTCGGCACCGACCACCACAAAATCCCCGGCCCGCTGCTCAACACGAGCGTCAACCCGGACGAGGCCGTCGCGCTCGGCGCCGCCATCCAGGCGGCCATCCTGTCCGGCGAATTTCGCAATGTGCTGCTGCTCGACGTCACCCCACTCTCGCTGGGGCTCGAAACGTTTGGCGGCCTGATGAACGTGATCATTCCGCGCAACACAACCATTCCGGTAAAGGCCGGGGAAATGTTCACCACCGCCGTGGACAATCAGCGCGACATGTTGATTCACGTGCTGCAGGGCGAACGCGAACGCGCCAAGGACAACTGGAGCCTCGGCCGGTTCACCCTGGAATTTGAAACCGCACCGCGCGGCGTGCCCCGCGTCGGCGTGCAGTTTGAAATCGATGCCAATGGCATCCTGCATGTGCTCGCGCGCGACACCAAAACGGGCCATGAAAAAATTGTCGAAATGAAGTCGGCCGTCGATGTGGACGACGAGGCCGTGACCCGCATGGTCGAGGAATCGGTCGAGCACGCCTTCACCGATCTGGCGACCCGCCGCTGGATTGAGGCGAAGCTGAAGGCCAACGAACTGCACAACGCCACGCGCAAAGGCCTGGCGGATTGCCGCGCGGAACTGGAGGCGGGCTACGTGGAGCAGGTGGAAGCGGCTCTACGCGCCGTGGAAACCGCGCTTGCCACCGAAAGCACGGAGACCGGCGCGGGTGACGTCAAGCAGTTGCAGGCCGCCTGCGCCGCGCTTGATGAAGCCACGAAGCTCCTGGCGGAATTGCTCATGGACCGCGTGACCGAGGCGTTGTTGAAGCAACGCGGATTGCTGTAA
- a CDS encoding sodium:proton antiporter: protein MEEHLLQPNPWMILPFALLLGAIALGPLINGDWWGKHYAKVALGLGAITLAYYLLGLHAGERALHVAHEYASFIILIGSLFVVSGGIHMTVKGEATPLENVLFLMIGAVVANLLGTTGASMLLIRPWIRMNKYRITAHHIVFFIFVVSNVGGCLTPIGDPPLFLGYLKGVPFLWVLEHCWPMWATALGVLLVMFYMVDSFNYRRAPKAVRDLIAAPRDEFKFQGLHNLFFLGLILAAVFVNHPIFLRELLMVAAAVGSWFTTRKPVHEANHFTFHPIKEVAILFVGIFSTMMPALDWLQANAAHYADKLGGFSPTLFYWGSGTLSSVLDNAPTYLSFLSAAAGEAVAHPAQVNAMTGTPGFAGLLVAISVGSVFFGANTYIGNGPNFMVKAIADHQKVRTPGFLGYVFKFTLPVMLPMLLIVWAIFFRHHGAVPN from the coding sequence ATGGAGGAGCATTTGCTGCAGCCGAATCCGTGGATGATTTTGCCCTTTGCCCTGTTGCTCGGAGCCATTGCTCTGGGCCCCTTGATCAACGGCGACTGGTGGGGCAAACACTACGCCAAGGTCGCGCTCGGCCTTGGGGCCATCACACTCGCGTATTATCTGCTGGGGTTGCACGCCGGCGAGCGCGCGCTGCACGTGGCGCATGAGTATGCCAGCTTCATCATCCTGATTGGCTCGCTGTTTGTCGTTTCGGGCGGAATTCACATGACCGTCAAGGGCGAAGCCACGCCCCTGGAAAATGTGCTTTTTCTGATGATCGGTGCCGTGGTGGCCAATCTGCTCGGCACCACCGGGGCTTCGATGCTGCTGATTCGGCCATGGATTCGGATGAACAAATACCGCATCACGGCGCACCACATCGTGTTCTTCATATTTGTGGTGTCCAACGTGGGCGGATGTCTGACGCCGATTGGTGATCCGCCGCTCTTTCTCGGTTATCTCAAAGGCGTGCCCTTTCTGTGGGTGCTGGAGCATTGCTGGCCGATGTGGGCGACGGCATTGGGCGTGTTGCTGGTCATGTTTTACATGGTGGACAGTTTCAACTACCGGCGGGCGCCGAAGGCAGTGCGGGATCTGATTGCCGCGCCGCGCGACGAGTTCAAATTCCAAGGGCTGCACAACCTGTTCTTTCTCGGGCTGATTCTGGCCGCGGTGTTTGTGAATCATCCGATCTTTTTGCGGGAGCTGCTCATGGTGGCCGCGGCCGTTGGATCCTGGTTCACCACCCGCAAACCGGTCCACGAGGCAAATCACTTCACATTTCATCCCATCAAGGAGGTGGCCATTTTGTTTGTGGGGATTTTTTCCACCATGATGCCGGCGCTGGACTGGCTGCAGGCCAATGCCGCGCACTACGCGGACAAGCTGGGTGGATTTTCGCCCACGCTGTTTTATTGGGGCAGCGGCACGCTTTCGAGCGTGCTGGACAACGCGCCAACGTATCTGAGCTTTTTGAGCGCGGCGGCGGGCGAGGCGGTGGCCCATCCGGCGCAAGTCAACGCCATGACTGGCACGCCGGGTTTTGCCGGCCTGCTGGTGGCCATCAGCGTGGGGTCGGTTTTCTTTGGCGCAAACACCTACATCGGCAACGGCCCGAACTTCATGGTCAAGGCCATTGCGGACCACCAAAAGGTGCGCACGCCCGGTTTTCTCGGCTACGTCTTCAAATTCACCCTGCCGGTCATGCTGCCCATGCTCTTGATTGTTTGGGCGATTTTCTTCCGGCATCACGGCGCGGTCCCCAATTGA
- a CDS encoding carbon starvation CstA family protein, producing the protein MKKFLSFLAWLAVAVLGAWAYFTLALNRHEPINSGFVLLAALCSYAIGYRFYSKWIAARVLVLDDRRATPCEVHDDGKDFVKTNKWIVFGHHFAAISGPGPLVGPVLAAQFGYLPGTLWILIGVVLGGAVQDFVILFASMRRNGKSLGQMVREELSSVAGLFALISILAILTILLAVLALVVVKALADSPWGVFTVAATVPIAMFMGGYLRWLRAGKVLEASVLGVTLLLLAVWGGKLVHQSPDWSHTFSLSSLRLAWIIIAYGLAASVLPVWLLLAPRDYLSTFMKLGTIVALAIGIFFTLPELKMPALSRFADGNGLVFAGKIFPFCFITIACGAISGFHTLIASGTTPKLITRESYARPVGYGAMLLESLVAIMALIAACTLDPGVYLSMNVKGEAAVTAAKVTALGFPVQVEHMQTLAQEVGEKTLFGRTGGAATLAVGMANIFGQVTRGRWVDLWYHFAIMFEALFILTTIDAGTRVARYILQDFLGSLWRPLGDTRKLGPNLLASGLMVSAWGCFLIQGVRDPLGGINSLWPLFGIANQMLAAIALCLGTTIILKTRLANRSATLWPALLTFLPLVWLVSVTFTAGAQKIWHPNEHIGFLANAAHFETGLKALDAAPPTDPQQLAQANADRVNWPRQIRNDYIDAAVAGSFLLLVSAIIALSLHEWWWLLARRKPAHLHESEAVWLPDYAVKEGGPNLRTAAGTAALALGLAKELSGEAAIARARHAETVCAACHQPATDQAATKTEADRYVEMTERRFNGVTRCC; encoded by the coding sequence ATGAAGAAGTTTTTGTCGTTTCTCGCCTGGCTGGCCGTGGCCGTTTTGGGCGCATGGGCTTACTTCACCCTGGCCCTCAATCGTCATGAGCCGATCAATTCCGGGTTCGTGTTGCTGGCGGCCTTGTGTTCCTACGCCATCGGCTACCGGTTTTATTCCAAGTGGATTGCCGCCCGCGTGCTCGTGCTCGATGACCGCCGGGCGACGCCCTGCGAAGTGCATGACGACGGCAAGGACTTCGTGAAAACGAACAAATGGATTGTCTTCGGCCACCATTTCGCCGCGATCTCCGGCCCCGGACCACTGGTGGGACCGGTGCTGGCCGCACAGTTCGGCTATCTGCCCGGCACCTTGTGGATTTTGATCGGCGTCGTGCTGGGCGGCGCCGTGCAGGATTTCGTCATCCTGTTTGCCTCCATGCGGCGCAACGGCAAATCGCTCGGACAAATGGTGCGGGAGGAACTGAGCAGTGTTGCGGGCCTGTTCGCGCTCATTTCCATCCTCGCCATTCTCACAATTCTCCTGGCCGTGCTGGCGCTGGTGGTCGTGAAGGCGCTGGCGGACAGCCCGTGGGGCGTGTTCACCGTGGCCGCCACGGTTCCGATCGCCATGTTCATGGGCGGTTACCTGCGCTGGTTGCGGGCGGGCAAGGTGCTCGAAGCCTCCGTGCTGGGCGTTACGCTGCTGTTGCTGGCCGTGTGGGGGGGCAAACTCGTGCATCAAAGCCCGGACTGGTCGCACACGTTCAGCCTGTCCAGCCTGCGCCTGGCCTGGATCATCATCGCCTACGGACTGGCGGCGAGCGTGCTGCCCGTATGGCTGCTGCTGGCGCCGCGCGATTACCTGAGCACGTTCATGAAGCTCGGCACCATCGTCGCGCTGGCAATCGGGATTTTCTTCACACTGCCGGAACTGAAGATGCCCGCGCTCAGCCGGTTTGCCGACGGCAACGGGCTGGTGTTCGCGGGCAAGATTTTCCCCTTTTGCTTCATCACCATCGCCTGCGGAGCGATCAGCGGCTTCCACACCCTGATCGCCAGCGGCACGACGCCCAAGCTGATCACGCGCGAGAGTTATGCGCGACCCGTCGGTTACGGGGCGATGTTGCTGGAATCCTTGGTGGCCATCATGGCGCTGATCGCCGCATGCACACTTGATCCGGGTGTTTACCTGAGCATGAACGTCAAGGGTGAAGCCGCGGTCACCGCCGCCAAGGTCACGGCGCTTGGTTTTCCAGTGCAGGTGGAGCACATGCAGACGCTGGCACAGGAGGTCGGCGAAAAGACCCTGTTCGGGCGGACGGGCGGCGCCGCCACCCTGGCTGTCGGCATGGCGAACATTTTCGGCCAGGTCACGCGCGGCCGGTGGGTTGATCTCTGGTATCATTTCGCGATCATGTTCGAGGCGCTGTTCATTCTGACCACCATCGACGCCGGCACGCGGGTGGCACGCTACATTTTGCAGGACTTTCTCGGCAGCCTGTGGCGGCCGCTGGGGGACACGCGCAAACTCGGCCCCAACCTGCTCGCCAGCGGGCTCATGGTTTCCGCGTGGGGTTGTTTTCTGATTCAAGGCGTGCGCGACCCGCTGGGCGGCATCAACTCACTGTGGCCGCTGTTTGGGATCGCCAACCAAATGCTCGCCGCCATCGCCCTGTGTCTCGGCACGACGATCATTCTCAAGACCCGGCTGGCAAACCGCAGCGCCACGCTCTGGCCCGCCTTGCTGACGTTCCTGCCGCTGGTGTGGCTGGTAAGTGTGACCTTCACCGCCGGCGCCCAAAAAATCTGGCACCCCAACGAGCACATCGGCTTTCTGGCCAACGCCGCCCACTTCGAGACCGGGCTCAAAGCGCTCGACGCCGCGCCGCCAACCGACCCGCAACAACTCGCGCAGGCGAATGCCGACCGCGTCAACTGGCCGCGCCAGATCCGCAACGATTACATCGACGCGGCGGTGGCAGGGAGTTTTCTGCTGCTCGTGTCGGCCATCATCGCGTTGAGCCTGCACGAGTGGTGGTGGTTGCTGGCCCGGCGCAAACCGGCGCACTTGCATGAGAGTGAAGCGGTCTGGCTGCCGGATTACGCAGTGAAGGAAGGCGGCCCCAATCTGCGCACCGCGGCCGGCACCGCGGCGTTGGCGCTGGGTCTGGCCAAGGAGCTCTCCGGCGAAGCCGCCATCGCCCGGGCCCGCCACGCCGAGACGGTCTGTGCGGCATGTCATCAGCCCGCGACCGACCAAGCCGCCACCAAGACCGAAGCCGACCGCTACGTGGAAATGACCGAACGCCGTTTCAACGGCGTTACGCGCTGTTGCTGA
- a CDS encoding helix-turn-helix domain-containing protein, whose translation MASVGEQLHSAREAQHLTINQIAEITNVRGDHIRAIEEGNYDVFSAPVYIKGFVRTYARILKLDVPQVMAALEAELGRTDKFSEPPPLTDQPRTVVDFLTLQLSKIDWRKAAMLAGVLVVGIIVLIVVLFWQRQRNADPLSGLKPAVYQPASNHSGDRLAVPAPAPRR comes from the coding sequence ATGGCCTCTGTTGGCGAACAACTCCATTCTGCGCGCGAAGCCCAGCACCTCACAATCAATCAGATTGCGGAGATCACCAATGTGCGGGGTGACCACATCCGGGCCATCGAGGAGGGCAACTACGATGTCTTTTCCGCGCCGGTTTACATCAAGGGTTTCGTCCGGACCTACGCCCGCATTTTAAAACTCGACGTGCCCCAGGTGATGGCCGCGCTGGAGGCGGAACTGGGCCGCACCGACAAGTTTTCCGAGCCGCCGCCGTTGACCGATCAGCCACGGACGGTGGTGGACTTTCTCACGCTTCAGCTTTCCAAGATTGACTGGCGCAAGGCGGCCATGCTGGCGGGTGTGTTGGTGGTCGGGATCATCGTTTTGATCGTGGTGTTGTTCTGGCAGCGGCAACGGAACGCCGACCCGCTGTCCGGCCTCAAGCCGGCCGTTTATCAGCCCGCCTCGAATCACTCCGGAGACCGGCTGGCCGTGCCGGCACCCGCGCCACGGCGTTAA
- a CDS encoding Smr/MutS family protein: MENADEPVPLPVDGMLDLHTFRPQDVKDVVTEYLAACRGRGILRVRLVHGKGIGNLRRTVHAALAGHPNVAEYHLAGGQSGGWGATIVHLRP, encoded by the coding sequence ATGGAAAATGCGGATGAACCGGTGCCGCTGCCCGTGGATGGGATGCTCGACCTGCACACCTTCCGGCCCCAAGACGTCAAGGACGTGGTGACGGAGTATCTGGCCGCCTGCCGCGGCCGGGGGATTTTGCGCGTGCGCCTGGTTCACGGCAAAGGCATCGGCAATTTGCGACGCACCGTGCATGCGGCGTTGGCGGGCCACCCCAACGTGGCCGAGTATCATCTGGCCGGCGGGCAGTCGGGCGGGTGGGGGGCGACCATCGTTCACCTGCGTCCCTAG
- a CDS encoding rhomboid family intramembrane serine protease: MFTCPACGEGLTRNQTAAGIFWVCSRCQGRAATVSLLRHLVNADTMRELWLRTFDQRLPRVRSCPSCRSRMLQISLPARGQTLVLDVCRTCQFVWFDAQEFETLPPLPPKPVAVDPLPPAARQALAIAEVERMAKEQTEAGPDWDDLRNVPALLGLPVETEQELSPKIPWCTRAVALLVALVSLLAFVEPGVLEHFALVPAEVWRLGGLTLLTSFFLHGGVWHLLSNLYFLVVFGDNVEDYLGRWRWLALVLAATLCGNWLHVMGDPRSTLPCVGASGGISGLLAFYAFRFPQARLGMRYWLRYTWRSGWFTFPAWGGFAVWIGLQLLGAMQQVRGFSQVSSLAHLGGAVAGVGAWLLWRRIEVPPEKLPRAASDEAPPVRRVTGP, translated from the coding sequence ATGTTCACCTGTCCCGCTTGCGGTGAAGGCCTGACTCGTAATCAGACTGCAGCAGGAATTTTCTGGGTTTGTTCGCGCTGTCAAGGGCGCGCGGCAACCGTCTCCCTCCTGCGCCACTTGGTGAACGCAGACACGATGCGCGAGTTGTGGTTGCGGACGTTTGATCAGCGGCTCCCACGAGTTCGTTCCTGTCCGTCCTGCCGGTCGCGCATGCTGCAAATTTCCCTGCCTGCGCGCGGTCAGACGCTGGTTTTGGATGTCTGCCGAACCTGTCAGTTTGTGTGGTTTGACGCGCAGGAATTCGAAACGCTGCCGCCCCTGCCGCCGAAACCGGTTGCGGTGGACCCGTTGCCGCCGGCGGCCCGGCAGGCGCTCGCCATCGCGGAAGTGGAGCGCATGGCAAAGGAGCAGACGGAGGCCGGGCCGGACTGGGATGATCTGCGCAACGTCCCGGCACTGCTGGGACTGCCCGTCGAGACCGAGCAGGAGTTGTCTCCGAAGATTCCGTGGTGCACCAGGGCGGTGGCCTTGCTGGTGGCCTTGGTGAGTCTCCTTGCTTTTGTCGAGCCGGGTGTGCTGGAGCATTTCGCCCTCGTGCCGGCGGAGGTCTGGCGCCTGGGCGGGCTCACGCTGCTTACGTCCTTCTTTTTGCACGGCGGCGTCTGGCACCTGCTCAGCAATCTCTACTTCCTCGTGGTTTTCGGTGACAACGTGGAAGATTACCTCGGCCGTTGGCGCTGGCTGGCACTGGTGTTGGCGGCAACCTTGTGCGGCAACTGGCTGCACGTCATGGGCGATCCGCGCTCGACGTTGCCATGCGTTGGTGCGAGCGGTGGCATTTCCGGCCTGCTGGCATTTTACGCCTTTCGCTTTCCGCAGGCACGGCTCGGAATGCGTTATTGGTTGCGCTACACGTGGCGATCCGGCTGGTTCACCTTTCCGGCGTGGGGCGGTTTTGCGGTTTGGATCGGACTCCAGTTGCTGGGGGCCATGCAACAGGTGCGGGGCTTCAGCCAGGTTTCGTCGCTTGCTCACCTGGGCGGGGCGGTGGCGGGCGTGGGCGCCTGGCTGCTCTGGCGGCGAATTGAAGTTCCGCCGGAAAAGCTGCCGCGGGCGGCCAGTGACGAGGCGCCACCGGTGCGCCGCGTAACCGGCCCGTGA
- a CDS encoding DUF5684 domain-containing protein, translating into MKYFRLLHWGASLLVLLLTTTFGRCDASLPVLKTRTETYNNVTLISHTPTHLFIQHSRGVADVKIHDLDAATLKALGVDVPDDMNPDVAGKNANPVAQLFKEDGTMAVELPSAVKNHLPPGVTLPPLTRTLVLSVLAGLAVFHLFFSFCAMQICKKAGTNPGPLIWLPVLQVIPMVRAAGMSGWWFVAWFVPVVNFIAQILWCVKIVQARGKGFLTTVLLILPGTNILAFLYLAFSSGVARAKSRAKLGGPKPVELEPLPA; encoded by the coding sequence ATGAAATACTTCCGATTGCTTCATTGGGGCGCCAGTTTGCTGGTGCTTCTGCTGACAACGACTTTTGGCCGGTGCGATGCCTCTTTGCCGGTGCTCAAAACCAGGACAGAAACATACAATAATGTGACACTCATCAGTCACACCCCGACGCACCTGTTCATCCAACACTCCCGGGGCGTCGCCGACGTGAAAATTCACGATCTGGATGCGGCCACGCTGAAGGCGTTGGGAGTGGACGTGCCGGACGACATGAACCCCGACGTCGCGGGCAAAAATGCGAATCCGGTGGCGCAGTTGTTCAAGGAAGACGGCACGATGGCCGTGGAATTGCCATCGGCTGTAAAGAATCATCTGCCCCCCGGGGTCACGTTGCCGCCTTTGACCCGGACGTTGGTTTTGTCCGTGCTGGCGGGGCTGGCGGTGTTTCATCTCTTTTTCAGCTTCTGCGCGATGCAGATTTGCAAAAAGGCAGGCACGAATCCGGGCCCGTTAATTTGGCTGCCCGTGCTGCAAGTCATTCCGATGGTGCGCGCGGCCGGCATGTCCGGTTGGTGGTTTGTCGCGTGGTTTGTGCCCGTGGTGAACTTCATTGCGCAGATTCTTTGGTGCGTGAAAATCGTTCAAGCGCGCGGCAAGGGCTTTTTAACCACCGTGCTGTTGATCCTGCCGGGGACCAACATCCTCGCGTTTTTGTATCTCGCCTTTTCCAGCGGCGTGGCGCGCGCCAAATCACGGGCGAAGCTGGGCGGGCCCAAGCCCGTCGAGCTGGAACCCCTGCCCGCATGA